The DNA window GCGCAGCGGCAGGCCCATGTGGGTGATGCGGTCGAGCATCACGCTCGGCATCTGCGGCAGGACCAGGTCTGAATCAGCAGCAGCGAAGATCGCACCGTGGAAGGTGGGGATGACCACCGCCACCCGCCGCTGCAGGCCCAGCACGGCCAGTTCCTCGTCGATCGGGCCGTGCGCCAGCCCGCGCCGGGACACGGCGATATGGTCGCAGGCCGCGAAGCGCTCGGCACTGATGTCGCCGTCGAACAGCGGATGATCCTCGCGTGCAGCGCCCAGCAGCGAGGTGGTGAACAGGTGCTGCACCTTGGTTTCCGGGCTGTGCTTGCCCGCCGTACTGATGTACAGGTCGATCCGCCCCTGCACCATCGCATCGTCATCGGTATCGCCTTCGGGCACGAAGCGCAGCATGCAACGCGGTGCCTGCTGGCGGAACACCTCACGCAGGCGGCCGCCATAGCTGCCGATGAACACATCATTGGCGCGCACGCTGAACGTGCGTTCCAAGGTGGCCATGTCGACCTCGCGGCCGGCATTGAACACGCGGTGTGCCTGCTCGATCACATCGCGCACCTGCTCACGCAGTTCCAGCGCGCGGGGTGTGGGGGCAAGGCCACGGCCGGCGCGCACCAGCACCGGATCACCCAGCGCCACGCGCACCCGGCCGAGGGTACGGCTCATCGCCGGCGCACTGAGATTCATCCGCCGCGCGGCGGCGGCCACGCTGCATTCGTCGATCAGCACATCCAGTGCGAGCAACAGGTTCAGGTCCGGCAGGGGCATGGCAGTCTCCCGTAAATGCGATGACTCTACTGCAATCCAAACCAACCAGAGTTGCGTCCTGCGCACGCATTGACTGCGGCGCACGGCATGGGTGCGCGCGACGACATGCGCGACCATCACCGCCCTGCAAAGGAGCTTTTCATGTTCAACACCCTGCTGGTCGCACTTGATGGCGGCCCCCAGCACGACCGCGTGCTGGACCTGGCCGCCGCCATGGCCGGCCCTCGCAGCCGCCTGCACCTGCTGTGCGTTCTCGATCCCGAATTCGCGCTGGCAGCGGATGCCACTGATGCCGACCGCCGCGAATATCCCGCCGCCGCCCGGCAGCAGGCACATGCCGAAGCCGTGCTGGCCGACGCCCTGGCCGAGCTGCGCGAGCGCGGCGTGGACGCCATCGCACAACTACCGTCCGGCGACCCGGGCGAAGTGATCAGCGCGCAGGCGCGCCGCCTGCAGTGCGACCTGATCGTCATCGGCCACCGCCATCTGTCACGCCTGCAGCATCTATTCGAACCCTCGGTCGGGCAATGGACCATCGACCATGCGCCATGCCCGGTGCTGGTGGAAACCCGCGATCCGTAGGTACTCCCGGCATGGCCTCACGTTCCCCTGTATTTCCCACCCGCGTGAGTTATCGCGCCTTCGGCCGTCAGTTCAGTCGCGGCGAACAGGTCCTGCTGGCTGCACTGCGGCAACTGGGCGACCCTGCGCAGCAGGCCGAGGGCCTGCGGCAACTGGCCGCCCTGGGCCTGGATGCCGAAGGTTGCGACGCCTTCCGTGAACTGCTGCCATTGCTGGCCACGCCGCATGCACCGATCGAACTGCTGCCGGCCGGGTCGCCCTTCATTTCCGCCAGCGAACTGGACCTGCTGGTCTGTCTGCTGCGCATTGCGCAATGGCGGCACGCACGCCCACGCGAGGACGATGTGCTGGCGCCGCTGCGTCGCCAACTGGCATGTTGTGCGGCGGCGGTGCACGCCACGCCGTTGATATTGCGGCAACGGTCGCTGTCACCCGTGGGCCTGCGCCTGCTGGATCCGGCCGGGTGGCTGCGCCAACGCTGATCGGCCGCGCACCTTCCTGCCGCGGCGGTAGTCCAGGCGTGCTAACAGTCCAGCGTGTCGTGCGCGCCCCCGTGGTCGTCCAGCACGTGCGCGTGCAGGATCACCCGGTTACGGCCTGCACGCTTGGCCGCGTACAGGCCCGCATCGGCATCGGCCAGCAGCTGTTCGGCGCTGGCCAGCGCCGGCGGATGCAGGTAGCCCACACCCACGCTGATGCTGACCGGGCCTTCCGGCAGCGGCAATGCTTCCACCGCCTCGCGCAGGCGCTCGGCCAGTGCCAGCACACCCGACAGCGGGCTGCCGGGCACGATCACCGCGAACTCCTCACCGCCATAGCGCGCCACGCTGTCGGCCGCGCGCCCGGCGGTGGCCTGCAGCACCGCAGCCACCGCCTGCAGGCAGCGGTCGCCGGCGGGATGACCGTGCTGGTCGTTGAATGCCTTGAAATGGTCGATATCCACCAGCAGCAACGCCATTTCGCTGCCGCTGCGGCGCGCACGGTTCCATTCGGCCAGCAGCAGCGTATCGAACTGACGGCGATTGGCGACGCCGGTCAGGCCATCCTGCCGCGCCAGCTGATCAAGACCCGCCTGCCGTTCCAGCAGGTCGATCTGCAGCAGGGTGCTGCGCAGGCCGAAGCCCAGTGTCGCCACCACGAAGCCAGTCACGGCCAAAGGCCGCGCGTGATCCACCACCAGAGTGCCGACCACCAGCAGCAGCAAGGGCAGGATGATCGGCCCACCCGCCTGCACCAATCGCAGCAGGCGGGGATGCAGCACGAAGCCCGGCGCAGGTGCCTGACGCAGCGCCAGTACCGCCAACAGCAGGAACGGCAGGTCGATCAACAGATCGTTGTAGGCGCCGAACGACTGTTCGGAGGTGTAGTGATTGATGTAGAACGCCAGCAGCAGATATGACAATGCGTACAGCGCCAGCGCGCGGTAGAAGCTGCGCCGTTCAGGCGCGTCGCCGGCGACCCAGCGCACCACCGCGAAGCCGGCGATGCACAGGTTCTGGATGTCGAACATGCGCTGCATGTGGGCCATCGCCTGGTCATCGATGTCGATGCGGTCGGCGAAGGACTGGGTATGCACGAAGAACAGCACGCCCAGCAGCGCGGCCATCACGCCGTCGATCAGGCTGATCATCCGGCGTTCGCGACGGGCGCGGGCCAGGATGAACACCAGCGGCACGCCGTACAGCACATACAACAGCAGGCTGGCGCGCGGGGTGATGTCGGACCGTCCGGCCCCCAGTGCGTCGGCCATGTTGAAGGCCATGCCACCGGCCCAGAGCAGCAGCGCGATTGCAGTGGCCCGCCAGCCCAGTGCAGCGCGGTCGCGCTGGCCACGCCACAGGCAGGCCGCGGCGGCCAGCAGAGGCGCCGCGGTCAGGAACACGAACGATCCCCCACCGGCCGTACCCGGCCAGAACGCCACGACCACGCCATGGCAGATCACGAACATCAGCGCCAGCACAACCAGCATGCATCCCCCATGCGCAAGGCCGTATGGCGGCACGATAGCGCGCCGCCACGCCACAGCGGCGTGATCCGCGTTGGAAAAGACGGATACGCGACAGTGGCAGCCGTCTCGCGAAATGGTTGCCCGGCGACGCTCGCGGGCCAGCCGGGAAGCCGCCCGACAGCCGCGACCTGTAAAATGCGAAAATCCCTCCCCATCCTGGCGAGCGCCTCCGCGCCGGCCACCCCAGATATCCCGTGAAAACCCCCGAAGGACTGCGCGCGCTGATCGACGACGGCGTGATCGATGAAGTGCTACGCCCGCTCAAGAGCGGCAAGGAAGCGGCCGTGTACGTGGTACGCAGCGGCAACGAGGTGCGCTGCGCGAAGGTCTACAAGGACATGGCCCAGCGCAGCTTCCAGCAGCGCGTGCAGTACCAGGAAGGCCGCAAGGTGCGCGGCAGCCGTGAGGCGCGTGCGGTGGGCAAGGCCAGCAAGTACGGCCGCAAGCAGCAGGAAACGGCCTGGAAGAACACCGAGGTGGACTCGCTGTACCTGCTGCGTGATGCCGGCGTGCGCGTGCCCGAGCCATACGGCTACTTCCACGGCGTGCTGGTGATGGAGCTGGTCACCGATGCCGACGGTTTCTCCGCCGCCCGCCTGGGCGAAGTGGAACTGGAGCCCGAACAGGCCCGCCAGTTCCACCAGACCCTGGTCCGGCAGGTGGTGCGCATGCTGTGCTGCGGCCTGATCCATGGCGATCTCTCGCCGTACAACGTGCTGGTCGGTCCCGATGGCCCGGTGGTGATCGATTTCCCCCAGGTGGTCAGTGCAGGCGGCAACAACGCCGCGCGCAGCATGCTGCTGCGGGACGTCAACAACCTCACCGCCTACTTGGGCCGTTTCGCCCCTGAACTGCTGGACAGCTGGTATGGCGAGGAAATGTGGGCGCTGTTCGAGGCTGGCAGCCTGCTGCCGGACAGCGAGCTCACCGGCACCTTTGTGCACGATGAATCTACCGTCGACCTCGACAGCGTGCGCCACGCCATCAACGATGCGCGCGAAGAAGCCCTGATCCGCCAGCAGGGCCGTGAAGCGGCGGAAGAAGACGACGACGTATAAGCGCCACGCCATGTGTGGCGGCTCGACGCTACGGACAAGCCAGAGCAGCCGAGCGTGGGCTCGGCTACAGGGTCAGGCCTTCAGTGCGCGCGCGTGGTGGGCGATGTGCTCGCCGATGAAGCTGGCGATGAAGTAGTAGCTGTGGTCGTAGCCCGGCTGCAGGCGCAGGCTCAGCGGATGGCCGGCCGCTTGGCAGGCCTGCTGCAGGCGCTGCGGCTGCAGCTGGGTGTGCAGGAACTCATCGCCCTCGCCCTGGTCGACCAGCAGCGGCAGGCGCTCTCCGGCGTTGGCCACAAGCTGGCAGGCATCCCACTGCGACCAATCGGCCGGGTTGTCACCGAGGTAGGCGGTGAACGCCTTCTGTCCCCACGGCACGTGACTGGGCGCGACGATCGGCGAGAACGCCGACACGCTGCGGTAACGGCCCGGGTTGCGCAGCGCGATCACCAGTGCACCGTGGCCGCCCATCGAATGGCCGCTGATGCCCCGCGCATCGGTAGCCGGGAAGTTCGCTTCGATCAGCGCCGGCAGTTCCTGCGCGACGTAGTCGTGCATGCGGTAGTGCTTCGCCCACGGCGCACGGGTGGCGTTGAGATAGAAGCCCGCGCCCTTGCCGAGGTCATAGCCCTCGGCATCGGCCACGTCATCGCCGCGCGGACTGGTGTCCGGGGCGACGATGATCACGCCGTGCTCGGCCGCGTAGCGCTGAGCCCCAGCCTTGGTGATGAAATTCTGCTCGGTGCAGGTCAGCCCGCTCAGCCAGTACAGCACCGGCAGCTTCTGGCTGGCGGCCTGCGGCGGCAGGTATACGGCGAACTGCATGTCGCAGCCCAGCGTGGTGGAGTGATGGCGATAGACGTCCTGCCAACCGCCGGCACAGGCGCGGTGTTCGATGCGTTCCATGATGTTCTCCTGCGCGGCGCGTCAGCGCACGCGTGCTTCTGGTAGATGCCGACCTTGGTCGGCTTATCCACGCACGGCGTGGATGCCTTTGTTGATCAGTTCATCCAGCTGCGCCAGCAAGCGCAGCAACGGCTCGACGCCAGGCTGGCCATCAAGATTGCGATATGCCGCCGCTGCCACGTTGCTGCGCGGCGGCCACTGGCCATCAGCGCGGGCCTCGTGCAGACGCGGCAGGAATACCTGCCCCAGCCACTGCTCGAACGACATGCCATCGTCGCTGCCGAAGGCCGAGGTCACCGCACGCGGTAGCCCCACTTCACCCACGACCCAGCCCAGCGCGCGCAGCGCCTGCTCGATCGGGGCCACCAGAGCCGCGCGCGGGTCTTCCGCACGCGGCCGGCGCAGGGCATCCAGCCAGCCCATGACGCGCCTCAGTAATGGACCACCGAACGGATCGACTTGCCTTCATGCATCAGGTCGAAAGCTTCGTTGATCTTGTCCAGGTCCATGGTGTGGGTGACGAACGGCGCCAGCTCGATATCGCCCTTCATCGCGTCTTCGACCATGCCCGGCAGCTGGCTGCGACCCTTCACGCCGCCAAACGCGGTACCCATCCACTTGCGGCCGGTGACCAGCTGGAACGGACGGGTGGAGATCTCCTGGCCCGAACCGGCTACGCCGATCACCACGCTCTGGCCCCAGCCGCGGTGCGCGCATTCCAGCGCCGCACGCATCACGTTGACGTTGCCGATGCACTCGAAGCTGTGGTCCACGCCCCAGGTGGTCATTTCAACAATGACCTGCTGGATCGGCTTGTCATGATCCTTCGGGTTGATGCAGTCGGTGGCGCCGAATTCGCGGGCCAGATCAAACTTGGACGGATTGGTATCCACCGCGATGATGCGGCCGGCCTTGGCTTGGCGCGCGCCCTGGATCACGGCCAGGCCGATACCGCCCAGGCCGAACACGGCCACGCTGTCGCCTTCCTGCACCTTGGCGGTGTTGTGTACTGCACCTATGCCGGTGGTGACGCCACAGCCGAGCAGGCAGACATGCTCCGGGTTCGCATCCGGGTTGATCTTCGCCAGCGATACCTCGGCAACGACGGTGTATTCGCTGAAGGTCGAGCAGCCCATGTAGTGGTAGATCGGCTCGCCGTTGTAGCTGAATCGGCTGGTGCCATCGGGCATCACGCCCTTGCCCTGGGTGGCACGCACCGACACGCACAGGTTGGTCTTGCCGCTCTTGCAGAACAGGCATTCACCACACTCGGCGGTGTACAGCGGAATCACGTGGTCGCCCGGCTTCACGCTGGTCACGCCCTCGCCCACTTCCACCACGATGCCGGCACCTTCATGGCCCAGCACCACCGGGAACAGGCCTTCCGGATCATCGCCGGACAGGGTGAACGCATCGGTGTGGCAGACACCGGTGTGGGTGATCTTGACCAGCACTTCGCCCTGCTTCGGCGGGGCGACGTCGATCTCGACGATCTGCAGCGGCTGGCCGGGACCAAAGGCGACGGCGGCACGGGATTTCATGATGGCACTCTCCAAAAAGGCTTGCGGAAAACAGGATGCGCGGCGCTGTGTCGCGCCGTCGTTCATTTCAGGTACGAGCGGATCAACGCGCTCATGTCGCGCACGCGTTCGGCGCGTTGTTCATCGGACGCAGCGGGCTGGCCGAACTCCTCGCGCAGGTGCGCTTCCATCACTTCGGACATCAGGCCGTTGACCGCCCCGCGGATGGCGGCGATCTGCTGCAGCACCGGCCCGCAGTCGGCGCCGGCTTCCAGCGCGCGGTCCAGCGCATCGCACTGGCCGCGGATGCGGCGTACGCGGGCGAGAACCTTCTTTTTTTCTTCGGGGGAGTGCGGCATGGCAGGCCGGCCTCGGAACTATACTGGGGGATAGTATACAGAAGCCGATCCGTACCTCAATCGAAGACGCCCTCTGCGGCCAGTCGGCTCAGCTCCTCCACCACGTAACGCACCTTCGGCCGCAGGTGCCGCGTCTGTGGCCACAGCGCGTGAATGTCCACGTGGTGCTGCATGCAGTGATCGAGCACCGACTGCAGCGCGCCGGACTCGAGATGCCGGCGCACCAGCGATACCGGCATCTGGCAGATGCCCAGGCCAGCCAGCGCGCCTTCGATCACCGCATCGCCATCATTGAGCTGGTAGGTGCCGCTGGGAATGAACACCCCCTGGGTGCCCGCGTCTCCC is part of the Stenotrophomonas lactitubi genome and encodes:
- a CDS encoding LysR family transcriptional regulator, which produces MPLPDLNLLLALDVLIDECSVAAAARRMNLSAPAMSRTLGRVRVALGDPVLVRAGRGLAPTPRALELREQVRDVIEQAHRVFNAGREVDMATLERTFSVRANDVFIGSYGGRLREVFRQQAPRCMLRFVPEGDTDDDAMVQGRIDLYISTAGKHSPETKVQHLFTTSLLGAAREDHPLFDGDISAERFAACDHIAVSRRGLAHGPIDEELAVLGLQRRVAVVIPTFHGAIFAAADSDLVLPQMPSVMLDRITHMGLPLRMFPLPVPVRTVALVQAWHPRMDNDPAHQWLRRAIKVMCDSVEAARH
- a CDS encoding universal stress protein, giving the protein MFNTLLVALDGGPQHDRVLDLAAAMAGPRSRLHLLCVLDPEFALAADATDADRREYPAAARQQAHAEAVLADALAELRERGVDAIAQLPSGDPGEVISAQARRLQCDLIVIGHRHLSRLQHLFEPSVGQWTIDHAPCPVLVETRDP
- a CDS encoding GGDEF domain-containing protein, which encodes MLVVLALMFVICHGVVVAFWPGTAGGGSFVFLTAAPLLAAAACLWRGQRDRAALGWRATAIALLLWAGGMAFNMADALGAGRSDITPRASLLLYVLYGVPLVFILARARRERRMISLIDGVMAALLGVLFFVHTQSFADRIDIDDQAMAHMQRMFDIQNLCIAGFAVVRWVAGDAPERRSFYRALALYALSYLLLAFYINHYTSEQSFGAYNDLLIDLPFLLLAVLALRQAPAPGFVLHPRLLRLVQAGGPIILPLLLLVVGTLVVDHARPLAVTGFVVATLGFGLRSTLLQIDLLERQAGLDQLARQDGLTGVANRRQFDTLLLAEWNRARRSGSEMALLLVDIDHFKAFNDQHGHPAGDRCLQAVAAVLQATAGRAADSVARYGGEEFAVIVPGSPLSGVLALAERLREAVEALPLPEGPVSISVGVGYLHPPALASAEQLLADADAGLYAAKRAGRNRVILHAHVLDDHGGAHDTLDC
- a CDS encoding PA4780 family RIO1-like protein kinase; translation: MKTPEGLRALIDDGVIDEVLRPLKSGKEAAVYVVRSGNEVRCAKVYKDMAQRSFQQRVQYQEGRKVRGSREARAVGKASKYGRKQQETAWKNTEVDSLYLLRDAGVRVPEPYGYFHGVLVMELVTDADGFSAARLGEVELEPEQARQFHQTLVRQVVRMLCCGLIHGDLSPYNVLVGPDGPVVIDFPQVVSAGGNNAARSMLLRDVNNLTAYLGRFAPELLDSWYGEEMWALFEAGSLLPDSELTGTFVHDESTVDLDSVRHAINDAREEALIRQQGREAAEEDDDV
- the fghA gene encoding S-formylglutathione hydrolase; protein product: MERIEHRACAGGWQDVYRHHSTTLGCDMQFAVYLPPQAASQKLPVLYWLSGLTCTEQNFITKAGAQRYAAEHGVIIVAPDTSPRGDDVADAEGYDLGKGAGFYLNATRAPWAKHYRMHDYVAQELPALIEANFPATDARGISGHSMGGHGALVIALRNPGRYRSVSAFSPIVAPSHVPWGQKAFTAYLGDNPADWSQWDACQLVANAGERLPLLVDQGEGDEFLHTQLQPQRLQQACQAAGHPLSLRLQPGYDHSYYFIASFIGEHIAHHARALKA
- a CDS encoding YqcC family protein — translated: MGWLDALRRPRAEDPRAALVAPIEQALRALGWVVGEVGLPRAVTSAFGSDDGMSFEQWLGQVFLPRLHEARADGQWPPRSNVAAAAYRNLDGQPGVEPLLRLLAQLDELINKGIHAVRG
- a CDS encoding S-(hydroxymethyl)glutathione dehydrogenase/class III alcohol dehydrogenase produces the protein MKSRAAVAFGPGQPLQIVEIDVAPPKQGEVLVKITHTGVCHTDAFTLSGDDPEGLFPVVLGHEGAGIVVEVGEGVTSVKPGDHVIPLYTAECGECLFCKSGKTNLCVSVRATQGKGVMPDGTSRFSYNGEPIYHYMGCSTFSEYTVVAEVSLAKINPDANPEHVCLLGCGVTTGIGAVHNTAKVQEGDSVAVFGLGGIGLAVIQGARQAKAGRIIAVDTNPSKFDLAREFGATDCINPKDHDKPIQQVIVEMTTWGVDHSFECIGNVNVMRAALECAHRGWGQSVVIGVAGSGQEISTRPFQLVTGRKWMGTAFGGVKGRSQLPGMVEDAMKGDIELAPFVTHTMDLDKINEAFDLMHEGKSIRSVVHY
- the frmR gene encoding formaldehyde-responsive transcriptional repressor FrmR codes for the protein MPHSPEEKKKVLARVRRIRGQCDALDRALEAGADCGPVLQQIAAIRGAVNGLMSEVMEAHLREEFGQPAASDEQRAERVRDMSALIRSYLK